Proteins from a single region of Catenulispora acidiphila DSM 44928:
- a CDS encoding PQQ-dependent sugar dehydrogenase, with protein sequence MRKKRFTRIRGLVLIGCAAVLAVAGTVSTGSGTAVAAQATAANPAVRVDQGSLTNQATPAADALLSLNKPATASSSGGCCAAPNVDDGVSTTRWASGAGVDPQWIYIDLGAMAHVSRVRLQWDTSCATAYEVDVSADHTTWTKIYSTTAGKGGVEDLTSLDGNGRYVRMYGTKRCRSDSSHGYSLQELGVYGTVGSDTTPPTPPGTPTLVSDTPNSVTIGWSASTDNVGVSGYDIYHDGQLCAQVNGSTLTGTCGSLNPNVSYGFYVNARDAAGNVSQPSGTLNVTTPPSSDTTPPTVPGTVHSTAVTSTSVTLGWTASTDNVAVAGYRVYNVVNGTRTKVGTADANATTTQVDGLTPSTAYHFQVTAYDGNGNESAGSTPILDVSTSASSSCTPSQGVCTVTQVGTDDDVVWGLVTLPDGTILFNERDAHDIVHLNPKTGAKKTIGTVPNVQSTDGEGGLTGLEINPVSFSSDHWLYIMHTSPTDNRIVRIKYDPASDTLQTSTEQILLTGIARNKFHNGGRLRFSPDGKYLYAGTGDAQNGANAQNTSSLNGKVLRINPDGTIPTDNPFHNAVWSYGHRNVQGLAFDSQGRLWEQEFGNSVMDETNLIVKGGNYGWPSCEGTSGTCGTAGFIAPKHTYPVANGSCSGITIIRDFLYVACERGTRLYREQISGSSLTNVQTFFDGTYGRLRTVEPAPDGGMWMATSNGGDKDSTPHNSTNQIFHVTVA encoded by the coding sequence ATGCGCAAGAAGCGCTTCACGCGTATCAGAGGCCTGGTACTCATCGGATGTGCCGCCGTGCTCGCGGTGGCCGGCACGGTCTCGACCGGATCCGGGACGGCGGTCGCGGCTCAGGCGACCGCAGCCAATCCGGCCGTCCGAGTAGATCAGGGTTCGCTCACGAACCAGGCGACTCCAGCCGCTGACGCCCTGCTGTCGCTGAACAAACCGGCAACCGCCTCCTCCTCCGGCGGCTGTTGCGCCGCTCCCAATGTCGACGACGGCGTCTCCACGACGCGCTGGGCCAGCGGCGCGGGCGTCGACCCCCAATGGATCTACATCGACCTCGGCGCCATGGCGCACGTCAGCCGGGTCCGGTTGCAGTGGGATACCTCCTGCGCGACCGCCTATGAGGTCGACGTCTCCGCCGACCACACGACGTGGACGAAGATCTACAGCACCACCGCCGGCAAGGGCGGAGTGGAGGACCTGACCTCGCTGGACGGGAACGGTCGCTACGTGCGCATGTACGGGACCAAACGCTGCCGCAGCGACTCCAGCCACGGCTATTCGCTGCAGGAACTCGGCGTCTACGGCACCGTCGGCAGCGACACCACGCCGCCGACCCCGCCCGGAACCCCGACGCTGGTCTCCGACACCCCGAACAGCGTCACCATCGGCTGGAGCGCCTCGACCGACAATGTCGGCGTCAGCGGCTACGACATCTACCACGACGGCCAGCTGTGCGCGCAGGTGAACGGCAGTACCCTGACAGGCACTTGCGGCTCGCTCAATCCCAATGTCAGCTACGGGTTCTACGTGAACGCCCGCGACGCGGCGGGCAACGTCAGCCAGCCCTCCGGCACGCTGAACGTCACCACCCCGCCGTCCAGTGACACCACGCCGCCGACCGTGCCCGGCACCGTGCACTCCACCGCGGTGACCAGCACCAGCGTCACCCTGGGATGGACCGCCTCGACGGACAATGTCGCGGTCGCCGGCTACCGCGTCTACAACGTGGTGAACGGTACGCGCACGAAGGTCGGCACAGCGGACGCCAACGCCACCACCACCCAGGTGGACGGCCTGACGCCCAGCACCGCCTACCACTTCCAGGTCACCGCCTACGACGGCAACGGCAACGAGAGCGCGGGCAGCACGCCGATCCTGGACGTCAGCACCTCCGCGTCCAGCAGCTGCACGCCTTCGCAGGGCGTGTGCACCGTCACCCAGGTCGGCACGGACGATGACGTGGTGTGGGGTCTGGTCACGCTGCCCGACGGCACGATCCTGTTCAACGAGCGCGACGCGCACGACATCGTGCACCTGAATCCCAAGACCGGCGCGAAGAAGACCATCGGTACGGTGCCCAACGTGCAGAGCACCGACGGCGAGGGCGGCCTGACCGGGCTGGAGATCAACCCGGTGAGCTTCAGCTCGGACCACTGGCTCTACATCATGCACACCTCGCCGACCGACAACCGCATCGTGCGGATCAAGTACGACCCGGCCAGCGACACGCTGCAGACCAGCACCGAGCAGATCCTGCTGACCGGCATCGCGCGCAACAAGTTCCACAACGGCGGACGCCTGCGCTTCAGCCCGGACGGCAAGTACCTGTACGCCGGCACCGGCGACGCGCAGAACGGCGCCAACGCGCAGAACACCAGCAGCCTCAACGGCAAGGTGCTGCGCATCAACCCCGACGGAACCATCCCGACGGACAACCCGTTCCACAACGCGGTCTGGAGCTACGGGCACCGGAACGTGCAAGGCCTCGCCTTCGACTCCCAGGGACGGCTGTGGGAGCAGGAGTTCGGCAACAGCGTCATGGACGAGACCAACCTCATCGTCAAGGGCGGCAACTACGGCTGGCCGTCGTGCGAGGGCACGTCGGGCACCTGCGGCACCGCCGGCTTCATCGCGCCGAAGCACACCTATCCGGTGGCCAACGGCTCGTGCAGCGGGATCACGATCATCCGCGACTTCCTGTACGTGGCCTGCGAACGCGGGACGCGGCTCTACCGGGAGCAGATCAGCGGCAGCAGCTTGACGAACGTGCAGACGTTCTTCGACGGCACGTACGGCCGGCTGCGCACCGTCGAGCCGGCGCCGGACGGCGGGATGTGGATGGCCACGTCCAACGGCGGTGACAAGGACAGCACGCCGCACAACAGCACCAACCAGATCTTCCATGTGACAGTGGCTTGA
- a CDS encoding glycosyltransferase: MPLAEAMMAGVAGAVEAFGPDVMLVDQQAVAGAVVAMRSGLPWATSATTAAELGNPLAAMPKVDAWVRELLLDLEVRSGLPTTAASARYQSTYGDLRFSPHLVLAYSTAALSGDVPALSETLRYVGPSIAARPTDPTFPWDRLPLPNDDDDRRRLVFAGVGTANADAGAAFLAACADAIGDRPHLFGVIADPGGAIGGTTADNVLVVPHVPQLDLLRRADAAICHAGQNTVCEALYHGVPLVVAPIRDDQPVVAQQVAAAGAGIRIRFAHANPAVIGKALDQVLDDPAYGAAARRIGDSFRAAGGAQAAAEHLESLLVAAG; encoded by the coding sequence GTGCCGTTGGCTGAGGCGATGATGGCGGGGGTGGCGGGGGCGGTGGAGGCGTTCGGGCCGGATGTCATGCTCGTTGATCAGCAGGCTGTGGCGGGGGCGGTGGTGGCGATGCGGAGTGGTTTGCCGTGGGCTACGTCCGCGACTACGGCTGCTGAGCTCGGTAATCCGCTCGCGGCGATGCCCAAGGTCGATGCGTGGGTTCGGGAGTTGCTGCTCGATCTCGAGGTGCGCAGCGGGCTGCCGACCACCGCGGCGTCGGCGCGGTATCAGAGCACGTATGGCGACCTGCGCTTCTCGCCGCACCTCGTCCTCGCCTACAGCACCGCGGCGCTGTCCGGCGACGTCCCGGCGCTGAGCGAGACCCTGCGTTACGTCGGGCCGTCGATCGCCGCCCGGCCCACGGACCCGACGTTCCCCTGGGACCGGCTGCCGTTACCCAACGACGACGACGACCGCCGCCGCCTGGTCTTCGCCGGCGTCGGCACCGCCAACGCGGATGCCGGAGCCGCGTTCCTCGCCGCGTGCGCCGACGCGATCGGCGACCGGCCGCACCTGTTCGGTGTCATCGCGGACCCCGGCGGCGCGATAGGCGGAACAACAGCCGACAACGTCCTCGTCGTCCCGCACGTCCCACAGCTCGACCTGCTCCGCCGAGCCGACGCAGCCATCTGCCACGCCGGGCAGAACACCGTCTGCGAAGCGCTCTACCACGGCGTCCCCCTCGTCGTCGCCCCGATCCGCGACGACCAGCCAGTCGTCGCGCAGCAGGTCGCAGCCGCCGGCGCCGGAATCCGCATCCGTTTCGCACACGCGAACCCGGCCGTCATAGGCAAGGCACTGGACCAGGTGCTCGACGACCCGGCATACGGCGCCGCAGCCCGACGAATCGGGGACTCGTTCCGAGCAGCCGGAGGAGCACAAGCGGCAGCCGAACACCTGGAGTCGCTACTGGTGGCAGCCGGCTAG
- a CDS encoding glycosyl hydrolase family 28 protein produces MTRYMFLHRSRRARRRIPHLAAAIAATGVAALALAGVQGTALAASAAPHPAAAKAAAAVFNVKDYGATGNGSTNDSPAINKAVAAANTAGGGIVEFPSGSYKSANTVHLKSNVTIQLDAGSKVLGSSAKTYDAAESNPNDKYQDYGHSHFHDAMFSGDKLSNIGFTGSGTIDGGGNLITGNPGAGQADKILSLTRCTNLTLSGITLTRGGHFGALINGCDGVVSDHLTIATSSDRDGWNIISTTHVTITNANISSNDDALVFKSDWALGQTLPSGHVTVTNSTLQAKCCNALMFGSETCGSFTDYRFQQITILGAGKSGLGIVSMDGADISDVHYQDVTMTGVHSPIMEKIGTRLRCGGSPKVGHISNVTFTNVTGTGVASTDYSPTIWGADSSHQVSDETFTNVNLTVPGGHGTMSTGVPSDNGDYNPNSIGTRPAYGWYLHNVSGIHFTGGSVKVAKTDGRPAVIANAGSAITFDGLTAQTGSSSPFDVGFQNITGYCLSNSHNTSGGALRVSASGSTQSCGSSATRYEAENATLSTGDTVATNHTGFSGSGFVDTTNAVGAYVEWTVTAPAAGTYTATVGYANGTTTDRPMDVAVNGTTADAAASFPTTASWNTWAGKAFSVPLNAGANTIRVAASTANGCPNLDYLDLG; encoded by the coding sequence GTGACACGATATATGTTCCTCCATCGAAGCAGGCGCGCACGACGCCGCATCCCCCACCTCGCGGCCGCGATAGCCGCGACCGGCGTCGCGGCCCTCGCCCTCGCGGGCGTCCAAGGCACAGCCCTGGCCGCGTCGGCCGCCCCCCACCCCGCAGCCGCCAAGGCCGCCGCCGCGGTCTTCAACGTCAAGGACTACGGAGCCACCGGCAACGGCTCCACCAACGACTCTCCAGCCATCAATAAGGCGGTCGCCGCCGCGAACACCGCCGGCGGCGGCATCGTGGAGTTCCCGTCCGGCAGCTACAAGTCCGCGAACACCGTCCACCTCAAGAGCAACGTCACCATCCAGCTCGACGCCGGCTCCAAAGTCCTCGGCTCCAGCGCCAAGACCTACGACGCCGCCGAGTCGAATCCCAACGACAAGTACCAGGACTACGGCCACAGCCACTTCCACGACGCGATGTTCTCCGGCGACAAACTCTCCAACATCGGCTTCACCGGCTCCGGCACCATCGACGGCGGCGGCAACCTGATCACCGGCAACCCCGGCGCCGGGCAGGCCGACAAGATCCTGTCACTGACCCGCTGCACCAACCTCACGCTCAGCGGCATCACCCTCACCCGCGGCGGGCACTTCGGCGCGCTGATCAACGGCTGCGACGGCGTGGTGTCCGACCACCTCACGATCGCGACCTCCAGCGACCGCGACGGCTGGAACATCATCTCCACGACGCACGTCACCATCACCAACGCGAACATCTCCTCCAACGACGACGCGCTGGTGTTCAAGAGCGACTGGGCCCTGGGCCAGACGCTGCCCAGCGGCCACGTCACCGTCACGAACAGCACGCTGCAGGCCAAGTGTTGCAATGCCCTGATGTTCGGCTCGGAGACCTGCGGATCCTTCACCGACTACCGGTTCCAGCAGATCACCATCCTCGGCGCCGGCAAATCCGGGCTGGGCATCGTGAGCATGGACGGCGCAGACATCTCCGACGTGCACTACCAAGACGTCACCATGACCGGTGTGCACTCGCCGATCATGGAGAAGATCGGGACCCGATTGCGATGCGGCGGCAGTCCGAAGGTCGGGCATATCAGTAACGTGACATTCACCAACGTCACGGGCACCGGCGTGGCGAGTACGGACTACAGCCCGACGATCTGGGGCGCCGACAGCAGCCACCAGGTCAGCGACGAGACCTTCACCAACGTCAACCTGACCGTCCCCGGCGGCCACGGCACGATGTCCACCGGCGTCCCCAGCGACAACGGCGACTACAACCCGAACAGCATCGGTACGCGGCCGGCGTACGGCTGGTACCTGCACAACGTCTCCGGCATCCACTTCACCGGCGGCTCGGTCAAGGTCGCCAAGACCGACGGCCGCCCCGCGGTCATCGCCAACGCCGGCAGCGCCATCACCTTCGACGGACTGACCGCGCAGACCGGCAGCTCCAGCCCGTTCGACGTCGGCTTCCAGAACATCACCGGATACTGCCTCAGCAACAGCCACAACACCTCCGGCGGCGCGCTGCGCGTCTCGGCCAGCGGCTCCACCCAAAGCTGCGGCTCCTCGGCGACACGCTATGAGGCGGAGAACGCGACGCTGTCCACCGGCGACACCGTGGCCACCAACCACACCGGTTTTTCCGGCAGCGGCTTCGTCGACACGACCAACGCCGTCGGTGCGTACGTCGAGTGGACCGTGACCGCGCCGGCCGCCGGCACGTACACAGCCACCGTCGGCTACGCGAACGGAACCACCACCGACCGGCCGATGGACGTCGCCGTGAACGGCACGACCGCGGACGCCGCAGCGTCGTTCCCCACGACCGCGAGCTGGAACACCTGGGCCGGCAAGGCATTCAGCGTTCCGTTGAACGCCGGCGCCAACACCATCCGGGTAGCCGCGAGCACCGCGAACGGCTGCCCGAACCTCGACTACCTCGACCTCGGCTGA
- a CDS encoding DUF2382 domain-containing protein produces MITSEQVRTVVDRAVCDSDGNKIGNAKHVFLDDVTGKPEWVSVKTGLFGTSESFVPIRDAAMVDDHLEVPFAKETVKKAPNVDVDAGGHLSEEEEHRLYEYYGIDWDAAWEQANQPGGVASGTASGTRTGTGTAAGTAAAAGGAAGMAGAAGAAGAAGSADERMRARDRGTAGDEAMIRSEERMHVGTERRESGRARLRKYVVTEEQEQTVPVRHEEVRVEREPISAADRNAAMSGTAISEDEREVTLHEERPVTEIETVPVERVRLTTEEVTEEKTVKGKVRKERIAAETDEDKDPRR; encoded by the coding sequence ATGATCACCTCTGAACAAGTACGTACAGTGGTGGACCGTGCCGTCTGCGACAGCGACGGCAACAAGATCGGCAACGCCAAGCACGTATTCCTCGACGACGTGACGGGGAAGCCGGAATGGGTCAGCGTGAAGACCGGCCTGTTCGGCACCAGCGAATCGTTCGTCCCGATCCGAGACGCGGCGATGGTGGACGACCACCTCGAGGTGCCGTTCGCCAAGGAGACCGTGAAGAAGGCCCCGAACGTCGACGTCGACGCGGGCGGCCACCTGTCCGAGGAGGAGGAGCACCGCCTCTACGAGTACTACGGGATCGACTGGGACGCCGCGTGGGAGCAGGCGAACCAGCCGGGCGGGGTCGCTTCGGGCACCGCTTCGGGCACTCGTACCGGTACCGGTACCGCAGCCGGCACGGCCGCGGCTGCCGGAGGCGCCGCCGGGATGGCCGGTGCCGCAGGTGCCGCAGGTGCCGCCGGTTCCGCAGACGAGCGCATGCGCGCCCGCGATCGCGGCACGGCCGGCGACGAGGCCATGATCCGCTCGGAGGAGCGGATGCACGTAGGCACCGAGCGCCGGGAGTCCGGCCGCGCGCGCCTGCGCAAGTACGTCGTCACCGAGGAGCAGGAGCAGACCGTCCCGGTGCGGCACGAGGAGGTCCGCGTCGAGCGCGAGCCGATCTCGGCAGCCGACCGCAACGCGGCCATGTCCGGCACCGCGATCTCCGAGGACGAGCGTGAGGTCACGCTGCACGAGGAGCGTCCGGTGACAGAGATCGAGACGGTCCCGGTCGAGCGGGTTCGCTTGACCACCGAGGAAGTCACCGAGGAGAAGACCGTCAAGGGCAAGGTCCGCAAGGAGCGGATAGCGGCCGAAACCGACGAGGACAAGGATCCGCGCCGGTAA
- a CDS encoding phosphopantetheine-binding protein, which produces MSVETTTSDIGAGNAEAVLAEVAAMLRSILDEYALDDIDIEWNTRFHDDLELESVDLVTLAGMLAERYGERVNLAEFIADLGLEEIIELTVGQLVEHVTTALKNPSSSDAEMS; this is translated from the coding sequence GTGAGCGTCGAGACGACGACTTCAGACATCGGGGCTGGGAATGCCGAGGCGGTGCTCGCGGAAGTCGCCGCCATGCTCCGCTCGATTCTTGATGAGTACGCGCTCGATGACATCGATATCGAGTGGAATACGCGGTTCCACGACGATCTGGAGCTGGAGAGCGTGGATCTCGTCACGCTCGCCGGGATGCTCGCGGAGCGGTATGGGGAGCGCGTGAACCTTGCCGAGTTCATCGCCGATCTCGGGCTCGAGGAGATCATCGAGCTGACGGTCGGTCAGCTGGTCGAACACGTAACGACGGCACTCAAGAATCCGTCCTCCTCAGATGCCGAGATGAGCTGA
- a CDS encoding serine hydrolase domain-containing protein, with product MSNHTSSFRRYRAVVAPLAVAAVLSTAVAGGAQAASRHPSPSPARTLGALADQVVAAGAPGVLVRVDSGRDAAPIEVTRQASWARSDGSLDADDPVRMGSNTKTMVATLVLQLVAEHKLALGDSVESRLPGMVPNGSAITIRMLLDHTSGLYNYLDDPAVLASFIGQNPHDWTPEELLAVGVSQPALFAPGSQFSYSNTNYIALGLILQKTTGHSLADLIQQRIVRPLGLHNTYLATPSSPVTKLADGYEPDAADIAPYLPPGVPAGTSFVGPARADYVDVTEINPSNLWGAGGIVSTADDWARFDSALMSGKLLPAAELREMRETVPEDPAQPDGDGYGLGLRKVVFPCGTVWGHDGQAPGYSSQTYTDITGTRTVEIVAPTIFGLAAPKTAAAYQSLTNAAVCAMLGRPIPAS from the coding sequence ATGTCGAACCACACATCATCCTTCAGGCGGTACCGCGCGGTCGTCGCTCCGCTGGCTGTGGCAGCGGTGCTCAGTACGGCGGTTGCCGGCGGTGCGCAGGCTGCTTCGCGGCATCCCTCGCCGTCGCCTGCTCGTACGCTCGGGGCGCTGGCCGATCAGGTGGTGGCGGCGGGGGCGCCGGGCGTGCTGGTCCGCGTGGACTCCGGTCGCGACGCCGCGCCGATCGAGGTGACCCGGCAGGCGTCGTGGGCGCGGTCGGATGGATCGCTCGACGCCGACGACCCGGTGCGGATGGGCTCGAATACCAAGACCATGGTCGCCACACTCGTGCTGCAGCTGGTCGCCGAGCACAAGCTGGCGCTCGGCGACAGTGTGGAGAGTCGGCTGCCCGGCATGGTGCCGAACGGGTCGGCGATCACTATCAGGATGCTGCTGGACCACACGAGCGGGCTGTACAACTACTTGGACGATCCGGCGGTGCTGGCTTCCTTCATCGGGCAGAACCCGCATGACTGGACGCCGGAGGAGCTGCTTGCTGTCGGTGTCTCGCAGCCTGCGCTGTTCGCGCCGGGAAGTCAGTTCTCTTACAGCAATACCAACTACATCGCCTTGGGTCTGATCCTGCAGAAGACGACCGGACACAGCCTGGCTGACCTGATTCAGCAGCGGATCGTGCGGCCGCTCGGTTTGCACAACACCTACCTGGCCACGCCGTCCAGCCCGGTGACTAAGCTTGCCGACGGATATGAGCCCGACGCTGCCGATATCGCTCCGTATCTGCCTCCGGGCGTGCCGGCCGGGACTTCGTTCGTCGGTCCTGCGCGGGCTGACTATGTGGACGTCACCGAGATCAACCCCAGCAATCTGTGGGGTGCTGGAGGGATTGTCTCCACGGCGGATGACTGGGCTCGGTTTGACAGTGCTCTGATGTCCGGCAAGTTGCTGCCGGCGGCTGAGCTTCGCGAGATGCGTGAGACGGTTCCGGAGGACCCGGCGCAGCCTGATGGTGACGGGTACGGTCTTGGGCTGCGCAAGGTGGTGTTCCCGTGCGGCACGGTGTGGGGGCATGACGGGCAGGCGCCGGGCTACTCCAGCCAGACGTATACGGATATCACTGGTACGCGGACGGTCGAGATCGTCGCGCCGACCATCTTCGGTCTTGCCGCACCGAAGACTGCGGCGGCGTATCAGAGCCTGACGAACGCGGCGGTGTGCGCGATGCTCGGTCGGCCTATCCCAGCCTCCTGA
- a CDS encoding alpha/beta fold hydrolase — MPATIANGIRQNHEILLPRDGSPNVPDAPDAPTIVCVHGILIDSLASYYFTVAQALRDAGFRVVLYDLRGHGKTDQPASGYRIEDFVDDLAALLDALAVRTAYFLGNSFGGTIVYSFAARHPDRVAGITAIESEPATPTWSTKMATNLHKAATQLGTFEATAWITARYGRDLARRSKRAARLLAATTLEQDLPTSNLLTPAAIAAITCPTLALYGSKSDLAPQAPHLQTLMPRYQATILPGLEHSVLVEAPTHVLNLILTWLAGHHLAERGLS, encoded by the coding sequence ATGCCTGCCACCATCGCCAACGGAATCCGCCAGAACCACGAGATCTTGCTGCCGCGCGACGGTTCGCCGAACGTGCCGGACGCACCGGACGCACCGACCATCGTGTGCGTGCACGGCATCCTCATCGACAGCCTCGCGAGCTACTACTTCACCGTCGCGCAGGCGCTGCGGGACGCCGGGTTCCGCGTCGTGCTGTATGACCTGCGCGGACACGGCAAGACCGACCAGCCGGCGTCCGGCTACCGCATCGAGGACTTCGTCGACGACCTGGCCGCCCTCCTCGACGCCCTCGCCGTGCGCACCGCCTACTTCCTCGGCAACTCCTTCGGCGGCACCATCGTCTACAGCTTCGCGGCACGCCACCCCGACCGCGTCGCCGGCATCACCGCCATCGAATCCGAACCAGCCACCCCCACCTGGTCAACGAAGATGGCCACCAACCTCCACAAAGCAGCAACCCAACTAGGCACCTTCGAAGCCACAGCCTGGATCACCGCCCGCTACGGCCGCGACCTGGCCCGCCGCTCCAAACGAGCCGCCCGCCTCCTCGCCGCCACCACCCTCGAACAAGACCTCCCAACCAGCAACCTCCTCACCCCAGCAGCCATAGCCGCAATCACCTGCCCAACCCTCGCCCTCTACGGCTCCAAGAGCGACCTAGCCCCCCAAGCCCCCCACCTCCAAACCCTGATGCCCCGCTACCAAGCCACAATCCTCCCCGGCCTAGAACACTCAGTCCTGGTAGAAGCACCAACCCACGTCCTGAACCTGATCCTCACCTGGCTGGCAGGTCACCACCTCGCCGAGCGAGGTCTGTCGTGA